Within Nematostella vectensis chromosome 1, jaNemVect1.1, whole genome shotgun sequence, the genomic segment GTATGTAAGGTCTACTACAACTTAGTTTCAGATACGCTTTTATAACCAAAACGGTAGAATAGTTAACCGCAAGAAAAAATCAATGGCTGAGGCTGATGACCTACACTTCAACTCGAATTGACATAGGTGTCATTGGGGAACTAGCGcaacccctgtgtacgcgcctgattaATCAATCTATATTTGTCCCGAGTGTAGCAGCTTTATATTAAACGGAGTTTTGTTGCGGCTTTTAGAATGTATCCGTGCTAGGGGCTTAAAGAACCGTAGAAAAAATATCGGGAAATATCATTCTTTCAGATAAATGTCTTTATTGTGTACTAAGGCGTTGGATTGATTGCGCCTTTATGTATTTGGATGTGTATAGTGGGAGAATAAAGTTTTGACCAACATTGCAGCTCTTTATGTGCCTGATGTGCCCGCGATAAGAATTAcggataatttttttcttaaatttaaTAGAAAGCTATCGTCAACGAATTTCCGGAAGATCTTCATTTAAACTTTTAATACCCTGCTACAACCTTTGACACAATCGACCTGCCCTGCTTTAGAAAATGCAACGAGGTGACTTTGACTGGTGTAGCGCTGGGTAATAGACGTGAGATATTGTAAAGAGCGTTGAAATGatatacagtcgtttgacaaaaggttgtcatcaaccggcttttgcgactacgcgacaagcccgcatgtaagcatgggtaaaaaccactaaAGCGCTTAGCTGCCTATATTAGCCACTGCATAACTTCAGACTTAGACGGTGTtgcggtggctaatatatgtaCCAGAGTTGTATGCGGAATGTACCATGTTCTGTTCGAAGAAAATCGAATCAGCGCAACAGGACGGAGAATCACTGGACTACCCAAATAAAAGAATCCTTTCCACCACTACCCAGTGAAttacaacaacgacaacacgtttactttatttataaacaaaatacaaacaatacAAAGGTTACATTCGTCAATCAACTATCCCATCGCCCGTGGCGAAAGTACAACACACACTTGGATCCAATCCAAGGAGATCAAGTCTCATGGACATAACAAATACATACTACTTTTATCATCatcgtaaaaaaaagatagataGCGAAAATACGAAACCCCGGCCTTTTCCTCAATTATTTACCTTATATTTGTAAGACATTGGTAACGCAACTATCAGTTCGATTTCAACTTTAACGCAATAGGGCAGTGCTAATTACTTCAATATTGCACACAGCAGATAATTTCGAAAACAATTGGATCAACCAACCGATAAAACATCCTCTCAAttctcagtcagtctccagtcaatgCCAGTAACGATTGATCACCTGTAATTGTtctataattgtcttataaTATCCTATCTTCAACTGCTCAAACGTTAGAAATACCGCTAATTCTGtataaatacacatcacaaagcaataGTGACCtttgtgacctttattctaggataatataagacaataaaagacaattacaggaggtgatcaataATTACTgttgactggagactgaccAAGAGCATGTGAAAACAACAAGAGGTAAGCCAGTGAAAACAACATGAGTTAAGTTTCTCAAGGAAAACTGATACGCCAGTCCCTCTTCTCCCCTGGAGAGACTACCGTCTACTCGTTTCTCTCGGTTTAATCTTATTTATCATCGTCTCCTGTgctatttgtttgtttgcaggTTTTTCGCTAAGGACTAAGATATTTGAAGACCGTATATATAGCATAAGTTTTTCTCTTTCTTGAAGAACAATCTGGGCAGGGGTACGGGGTATTTCGGTGGTACCGAGACGAGAGGACACGTGTCTAAATGCTCTTAACAGGGTGCGTATTATGTAAGGATATCACAGCCAGAAATACATTCATCACGTGTATTAACCTCGTGAACATTTGGTGGATTAGCCAGATTGACAAGTTCAAAGATAAAAAAGCTGCCCCGGTCGAGAAAGCTACTTCGTACATCTAAAATGTTTTGAGAAAGCCTACGCATAATTACACTGTCAGTCAGTGTCTGCTTGCGTGAAAACACGTGACTGGAGTTTGACGCATAGATAACCAGACAAACTGTATAGAATATTGATCTCTGAATCTGGATGGCAGTTTAATGTTATAGAGCagcatattattatttatcatcTCGCGGCTTTTCAAGACTTCAGGAAAAAGTTTCATGGAACTCTGCCTGGAGGAGGAGTCTTCTTTAATCTAATTAAGCGGTCGTCTACCTTGTCTGCAGATTGCGCTGGTTTCAGGTATCAAAGCCAATTCCATACCTTGGGtatgggtaccagagcctcaagacttctctcgtccagtgacgctcagaCAAAAAGCCGTGACGAGCGAAGCGAAGAAGGGTACCGATGCCAGGGAGCAGTGCCTAAAGCCGTAACCAAAACGGAAGACAAAATTATCAACAACAAATCAAAAGCTAAGGGCAAGCGAATGCTTATATGTGAAAACAAAAAGTCTGTGCTTTTAGGTGTTTTCGGGATAACGCTTATTCTAACGGCGGCGTTGATGAAATATGGCGTCGACCAGATGTTGAAATGGCAGTTAAAGAAGAACGTCCCCCTTAGACCTGGAACCACCGACCGCTACAAGCAGTGGATATTTCCGACCGTTCCTATCCACATAGAGTTGTACGTATTCCACGTCGTTAACCCCGATGAAGTCAGGTCCGGTGCGACACCAGTGATTCGAGAGCTCGGTCCATACACATACAGGGAGTACCTACTAAAGGAGAATATCACATTTAATCAGGACGAGACCCTGGTATCATACAACCAGAAGAAATGGTATGTGTTTACCCCGGAACTGTCGTGCTCAGGCTGTGACCCCGAGGCGGATAGCGTGACCACGGTTAATATTGCTTATGCAATCATGACAGAAGTGGCCAAAAGCTACTCCAGGATTGTCAGGGTGGGTATAGACGCCTTGCTAAAGTACGAAAAGGAACATTTGTTTATGACTAGGACGGTGCGAGAAGTGCTATGGGGGTATGACGACCCGCTCTTTGCGGAGTTCTCTAAGCTCAAGGACATGTTTAACTTAAAGTTCCTACCGGAAATCTCGCCTTTGATAACAATGGAGTACAACGAAACTTATGATGGAATATCGACTGTAAATACGGGAACAAAAAACATGGATCGGACTCTGGACTGGATTGCGTGGAAAGGACAAAGCTCAATGGGTCTTTGGAATTCTTCTTATGCAAATATGATCAACGGAAGCGACGGGACACAATTTCCCCCAGGAAGTGGCCCTGGGGATACTCTGTACTTCTTTTCCACAAATCTCTGCCGCTCTATTTATCTGAAATTCGACTCGGCTAAAAAAATGAAGGGGATTCCGGTAAATCGTTACACGACGCCCGCCAGCCTCTTTAAGAACTACACTGAAGTTTCCAGCAACCGGGATTTCTGTCTCGGACGCTGCTATCCGGACGGGATCTTGGCCGGGTCCCAGGACTGCACCCCCTCGACCGTGACCTCGCCCATCGTCATCTCAACCCCACATTTCCTCCTGGGAGACCCCCAACTCCGGACGCAAGTAAAAGGACTAAAACCGGAC encodes:
- the LOC5496566 gene encoding lysosome membrane protein 2 gives rise to the protein MGTRASRLLSSSDAQTKSRDERSEEGYRCQGAVPKAVTKTEDKIINNKSKAKGKRMLICENKKSVLLGVFGITLILTAALMKYGVDQMLKWQLKKNVPLRPGTTDRYKQWIFPTVPIHIELYVFHVVNPDEVRSGATPVIRELGPYTYREYLLKENITFNQDETLVSYNQKKWYVFTPELSCSGCDPEADSVTTVNIAYAIMTEVAKSYSRIVRVGIDALLKYEKEHLFMTRTVREVLWGYDDPLFAEFSKLKDMFNLKFLPEISPLITMEYNETYDGISTVNTGTKNMDRTLDWIAWKGQSSMGLWNSSYANMINGSDGTQFPPGSGPGDTLYFFSTNLCRSIYLKFDSAKKMKGIPVNRYTTPASLFKNYTEVSSNRDFCLGRCYPDGILAGSQDCTPSTVTSPIVISTPHFLLGDPQLRTQVKGLKPDREKHGLYISIEPTTGIPLQALIRLQINVFIQSVLGISETTGIPQAFVPVMHFSNNASVDDSTARTLREGLVVQLLVAKYAEMVVFALGGVFILAAIGLTVRHVRRRKIREACGTESYDNVGPTDRLIDNNTKQYQTI